The following proteins are encoded in a genomic region of Nicotiana sylvestris chromosome 4, ASM39365v2, whole genome shotgun sequence:
- the LOC138889362 gene encoding serine/threonine-protein phosphatase 7 long form homolog gives MDTPIYPSPYSLEILVLQGDHRSAYIWKGELLSQILRARSVDDLWDFLRHRDLHERVVHRLQDTGFYRIIEIGRIQVDWALITALIERWRPETHTFHLPIGEATITLQDVEVLYGLPVDGMAVSLPIAMRYMSRDAYLDMLQ, from the coding sequence atggacacACCTATATATCCCAGCCCTTACTCTCTTGAGATATTAGTGCTTCAGGGCGATCATAGGTCCGCCTATATATGGAAGGGAGAGTTATTGTCCCAGATTCTCCGTGCTAGGAGCGTGGACGACCTGTGGGATTTTCTGAGGCACAGAGATCTCCACGAGCGTGTAGTCCATCGCCTCCAGGATACGGGATTCTATAGGATTATTGAGATCGGGCGGATACAGGTTGATTGGGCTTTGATCACGGCATtaattgagcggtggcgaccagaGACACACACTTTTCACCTGCCCATTGGCGAGGCTACTATCACGCTGCAGGACGTAGAGGTTTTATATGGCCTGCCCGTTGATGGCATGGCCGTTTCACTGCCTATTGCTATGAGATATATGTCGCGTGATGCTTATTTGGACATGCTGCAGTAG